The Aeromicrobium senzhongii genome includes a window with the following:
- a CDS encoding nicotinate phosphoribosyltransferase: MVSTALLTDHYELTMLQATLADGTAGRRSVFEVFGRRLNGGRRFGVVAGTGRVLDALADFRFDPAEIDFLRSARIVDDTTCDWLADYRFTGDIWGYPEGELWFPGSPILRVDSTFGEGVILETLILSILNHDSAIASAAARMTLAAGDRPCIEMGTRRTHEEAAVASARAAYICGFAATSNLEAGRRYAIPTAGTAAHAFTLVHDTERDAFTSQVASLGSDTTLLVDTYDTAQGVATAIEVGGAALGGVRLDSGDLGDVARTTRAQLDAAGNADTKITVTSDLDEYAIAALAAAPVDGYGVGTSLVTGSGSPTSGFVYKLVAREAGDGTMLGVAKKSKDKASVGGRKTALRRLNSKGVAEAEVIGIDITPRDDGDDRELMVPLVEQGKRVHDATLHDARARLQASLGELPAAARRLSKGDPAIPTIFEEG; this comes from the coding sequence ATGGTGTCGACCGCGCTGCTCACCGACCACTACGAGCTGACGATGCTCCAGGCCACGCTGGCCGACGGCACCGCCGGCCGGCGCAGCGTGTTCGAGGTGTTCGGGCGGCGGCTCAACGGCGGACGCCGGTTCGGCGTCGTGGCCGGCACCGGTCGCGTGCTGGACGCGCTGGCCGACTTCCGCTTCGACCCGGCCGAGATCGACTTCCTGCGGTCGGCGCGCATCGTCGACGACACGACGTGCGACTGGCTCGCCGACTACCGCTTCACGGGCGACATCTGGGGCTACCCCGAGGGCGAGCTGTGGTTCCCGGGATCACCGATCCTGCGGGTCGACTCGACGTTCGGCGAGGGCGTCATCCTCGAGACGCTGATCCTGTCGATCCTCAACCACGACTCGGCGATCGCGTCGGCCGCGGCGCGCATGACGCTGGCCGCCGGCGACCGCCCCTGCATCGAGATGGGCACCCGGCGCACCCACGAGGAGGCCGCGGTGGCGTCCGCGCGCGCCGCGTACATCTGTGGCTTCGCCGCCACCTCGAACCTCGAGGCGGGCCGCCGGTACGCCATTCCGACCGCGGGCACCGCCGCCCACGCCTTCACGCTCGTCCACGACACCGAGCGCGACGCGTTCACCTCGCAGGTCGCCTCGCTCGGGTCCGACACGACGTTGCTGGTCGACACGTACGACACCGCGCAGGGCGTCGCCACCGCCATCGAGGTCGGTGGCGCTGCCCTCGGCGGGGTGCGGCTGGACTCCGGCGACCTGGGCGACGTGGCGCGCACCACCCGCGCCCAACTGGACGCCGCCGGGAACGCCGACACCAAGATCACGGTGACGAGCGATCTGGACGAGTACGCCATCGCCGCTCTGGCCGCGGCCCCGGTCGACGGCTACGGCGTCGGCACGTCGCTGGTCACCGGCTCGGGCTCCCCCACCAGCGGCTTCGTCTACAAGCTGGTCGCGCGGGAGGCCGGCGACGGCACGATGCTCGGCGTCGCCAAGAAGAGCAAGGACAAGGCGTCGGTCGGCGGCCGCAAGACGGCGTTGCGCCGGCTGAACTCGAAGGGCGTCGCCGAGGCCGAGGTCATCGGCATCGACATCACGCCGCGAGACGACGGCGACGACCGCGAGCTGATGGTCCCACTCGTCGAACAGGGCAAGCGCGTCCACGACGCGACCCTGCATGATGCCCGCGCACGTCTGCAGGCATCCCTGGGCGAACTGCCCGCCGCCGCGAGGCGCCTCTCCAAGGGCGACCCCGCGATCCCGACCATCTTCGAGGAGGGCTGA
- a CDS encoding isochorismatase family protein translates to MSGPRTLLVVDVQNDFCEGGSLAVTGGSAVADAVAELIARQDYDLVIATRDHHIDPGSHFSDEPDFVDSWPPHCVVGTPGADLHPALSDDLFAAIFDKGEYEAAYSGFEGRNADGHALADFLRDRDVTEIAVCGIATDYCVRATALDAAGEGFKVTVLGDLTAAVAPDSINRVQQEWAAAGISTVTAS, encoded by the coding sequence ATGAGCGGTCCACGCACGTTGCTCGTCGTCGACGTCCAGAACGACTTCTGTGAGGGCGGCTCCCTGGCCGTCACCGGCGGCTCGGCGGTCGCCGACGCCGTCGCCGAGCTCATCGCCCGGCAGGACTACGACCTGGTGATCGCGACCCGCGACCACCACATCGACCCGGGCTCCCACTTCAGCGACGAGCCGGACTTCGTCGACTCCTGGCCGCCGCACTGCGTGGTCGGCACGCCCGGCGCCGACCTGCACCCGGCCCTGAGCGACGACCTGTTCGCCGCGATCTTCGACAAGGGCGAGTACGAGGCCGCCTACTCGGGCTTCGAGGGCCGGAACGCCGACGGGCACGCCCTGGCCGACTTCCTGCGCGACCGAGACGTCACGGAGATCGCGGTGTGCGGCATCGCCACGGACTACTGCGTGCGAGCCACCGCCCTGGACGCCGCGGGCGAGGGCTTCAAGGTCACCGTGCTGGGCGACCTGACCGCCGCCGTGGCGCCGGACAGCATCAACCGGGTGCAGCAGGAGTGGGCCGCGGCGGGCATCAGCACCGTCACGGCCTCCTGA
- a CDS encoding LLM class flavin-dependent oxidoreductase: MKFSVLDLVPVRTDQTTGDAVAAATELARTADRLGFERYWVAEHHNMPAVAAASPPVLIALLAAATERIKVGSGGVMLPNHAPLAVAEQFALLEAAFPGRIDLGIGRAPGSDPVTSWALRGAAGRDDSDIAKFPQYLDDVAALMDGRGVRVPIPNQQYILKATPAAVSAPQLWLLGSSMYSAHLAAAKGLPYVFAHHFSGRGTAEALAVYRSEFQPSDICERPTTFLTANIVVAETADEATALALPNLQNMARLQTGKPLAPIDLVEDAEALELDPGMDSLVDSGLARMVVGDPDTARKELEALAAEFDVDEVMLHPVASARRGADPRTTPGRVRTLELLVA, translated from the coding sequence ATGAAGTTCTCGGTCCTGGATCTCGTCCCTGTTCGCACCGACCAGACGACGGGAGACGCCGTCGCCGCGGCCACCGAGCTGGCCCGCACGGCCGACCGGCTGGGCTTCGAGCGGTACTGGGTCGCCGAGCACCACAACATGCCGGCCGTCGCGGCCGCATCGCCGCCGGTGCTCATCGCGCTGCTGGCCGCCGCGACCGAGCGCATCAAGGTCGGCTCGGGCGGCGTGATGCTGCCCAACCACGCCCCGTTGGCCGTCGCCGAGCAGTTCGCCCTCCTGGAGGCCGCGTTCCCCGGCCGGATCGATCTCGGCATCGGACGCGCCCCCGGCTCGGACCCCGTCACCTCGTGGGCCCTGCGCGGTGCGGCTGGCCGCGACGACTCCGACATCGCCAAGTTCCCGCAGTACCTCGACGACGTCGCCGCGCTGATGGACGGCCGCGGCGTGCGGGTGCCGATCCCCAACCAGCAGTACATCCTCAAGGCGACGCCCGCCGCCGTGAGCGCGCCGCAGCTGTGGCTGCTCGGCTCCTCGATGTACTCGGCCCACCTGGCCGCCGCCAAGGGCCTCCCGTACGTCTTCGCTCACCACTTCAGCGGACGCGGCACGGCCGAGGCCCTCGCGGTCTACCGCTCCGAGTTCCAGCCCAGCGACATCTGCGAGCGCCCCACCACGTTCCTGACGGCCAACATCGTCGTCGCCGAGACCGCCGACGAGGCGACCGCCCTGGCGCTGCCGAACCTGCAGAACATGGCCCGACTCCAGACCGGCAAGCCGCTGGCGCCGATCGACCTGGTCGAGGACGCCGAGGCCCTCGAGCTCGATCCGGGCATGGACTCGCTCGTGGACTCCGGACTGGCGCGCATGGTGGTCGGGGACCCCGACACGGCGCGCAAGGAGCTCGAGGCGCTGGCGGCGGAGTTCGACGTCGACGAGGTCATGCTGCACCCGGTCGCGTCCGCGCGTCGCGGCGCCGACCCGCGCACGACGCCGGGCCGCGTGCGGACGCTGGAGCTGCTCGTCGCCTGA
- a CDS encoding aminotransferase class V-fold PLP-dependent enzyme, whose translation MREAFGATFIGPEGYLNTASYGLPPTATVDALERVHRRWAAGTAVGSDFDADIATGRAAFADLAGVPVSSVTMGASVAALLGPVASALPDGARVLVPEGEFTSVSFPFAAHHGRDVTVTEAPLHRLPEAASEYDVVAVSTVQSADGARVDLTALRSATEGSDTIVLLDATQQLGWLQLDLGWADVVVSSSYKWLLGPTGIAWGAYSDHLVDRLVPHHANRYAGGAPWDTTYGLPLRLTDDARRFDISPAWFPVVGAAASLAWISTLDIAEVTAHCRGLADRARTALGLPPGDSAIVSIPTEHAAARLQEAGVRASVRQGAARIAFALYNTEDDLDRVVRALNA comes from the coding sequence ATGCGCGAGGCGTTCGGAGCGACATTCATCGGACCCGAGGGGTACCTGAACACGGCGTCCTACGGCCTGCCGCCCACCGCGACGGTCGACGCCCTCGAGCGGGTCCACCGCCGTTGGGCGGCCGGCACGGCAGTGGGGTCCGACTTCGACGCCGACATCGCCACGGGTCGAGCGGCGTTCGCCGATCTCGCCGGTGTGCCGGTCTCGTCGGTCACGATGGGCGCGTCGGTCGCGGCCCTGCTCGGGCCGGTGGCCTCGGCCCTTCCCGACGGCGCGCGCGTGCTGGTCCCCGAGGGTGAGTTCACCTCGGTCAGCTTCCCGTTCGCGGCGCACCACGGCCGCGACGTCACCGTGACCGAGGCGCCGCTGCACCGTCTCCCCGAGGCCGCGAGCGAGTACGACGTCGTCGCGGTCTCGACGGTGCAGTCCGCCGACGGGGCGCGGGTCGACCTCACGGCCCTGCGCTCGGCGACCGAGGGTTCCGACACGATCGTGCTCCTGGACGCGACCCAGCAGCTGGGGTGGCTGCAGCTCGACCTGGGCTGGGCCGACGTGGTCGTCAGCTCGAGCTACAAGTGGCTGCTGGGGCCGACCGGCATCGCGTGGGGCGCCTACTCCGACCACCTCGTCGACCGCCTCGTCCCGCACCACGCGAACCGCTACGCCGGCGGCGCGCCGTGGGACACCACCTACGGCCTGCCGCTGCGGCTGACCGACGACGCGCGCCGCTTCGACATCTCCCCCGCCTGGTTCCCCGTCGTCGGTGCCGCCGCGAGCCTGGCCTGGATCTCGACGCTCGACATCGCCGAGGTCACCGCGCACTGTCGCGGCCTGGCGGATCGGGCACGTACCGCCCTCGGGCTGCCGCCGGGCGACTCGGCGATCGTCTCGATCCCGACCGAGCACGCGGCCGCCCGGTTGCAGGAGGCGGGCGTGCGCGCCTCGGTGCGCCAGGGGGCGGCGCGCATCGCCTTCGCTCTCTACAACACCGAGGACGACCTGGACCGGGTCGTCCGGGCCTTGAATGCGTGA
- a CDS encoding oxygenase MpaB family protein — MSRRIRSADLDPEADYEQIVRLFGQYDFPWDLEQALSFALFRTYAVPSIGRLLYDTGQFTTDTQRRHDDTALLLGEMVEQGLESDPGRAAVRRMNQMHGRYDISNDDLRYVLATFVVMPNRWINRYGWRRTTPVEDAAGVAYYLRLGRLMGIRDLPQDLAGFERLLDDYEAEHFVFDPKSRAVADATLALLTTFYPRPLRPAVRRFSVAIMDPHLRSAFGYDHPPAWLERASHGALRLRGRVVRLMPERRTPRSVRDSRRIRSYPGGFLIENLGT, encoded by the coding sequence ATGAGCCGCCGCATCCGGTCGGCGGACCTGGACCCCGAGGCCGACTACGAGCAGATCGTGCGGCTCTTCGGCCAGTACGACTTCCCGTGGGACCTCGAGCAGGCCCTGAGCTTCGCCCTCTTCCGCACGTATGCCGTCCCCTCGATCGGGCGGCTGCTGTACGACACCGGCCAGTTCACGACCGACACCCAGCGCCGCCACGACGACACGGCACTGCTGCTGGGCGAGATGGTCGAGCAGGGGCTCGAGAGCGATCCGGGCCGTGCCGCAGTCCGGCGGATGAACCAGATGCACGGCCGCTACGACATCAGCAACGACGATCTGCGGTACGTGCTGGCGACGTTCGTCGTGATGCCGAACCGGTGGATCAACCGGTACGGGTGGCGCCGCACGACGCCGGTCGAGGACGCCGCGGGCGTCGCGTACTACCTGCGCCTCGGTCGGCTGATGGGCATCCGCGACCTGCCGCAGGACCTGGCCGGGTTCGAGCGGTTGCTCGACGACTACGAGGCCGAGCACTTCGTGTTCGACCCGAAGTCGCGGGCCGTGGCCGATGCGACGCTGGCGCTGCTGACCACCTTCTACCCCCGGCCGCTGCGGCCGGCGGTGCGCCGCTTCAGTGTGGCGATCATGGACCCGCACCTGCGTTCGGCCTTCGGCTACGACCATCCGCCGGCCTGGCTGGAGCGCGCCTCCCATGGGGCGTTGCGCCTGCGAGGGCGGGTCGTCCGCCTCATGCCGGAGCGCCGCACACCCCGCAGCGTGCGCGACTCACGGCGCATCCGCAGCTACCCCGGGGGCTTCCTCATTGAGAACTTGGGCACCTAG
- a CDS encoding alpha/beta hydrolase → MSAPLPLRTKFFATVLQRLATPVEEATDHAQLRAERVRLGQTLPGRMVFGRPDRRARAEEIEIPLRGRTLRAVVHRPTGVGGKRPVVVNFHGGGWVQGTPEQSAWLASRVAAGSGATVISPSYRLSPEHPFPAAVDDTWEALGWIADRADALGLDIDRMAVMGDSAGGNLAAVAAQRSVAEGGPRLCAQVLIYPAVEMYEKFASELRMPNEAVLTSKNMSAFAHLYLGDAYGTKDPLASPLRAASFDGLPPAFILTADHDPLLDNGVHYREALQRAGVPVRYREYPGTVHGFLSLPGVVPAAEDAVADIVDFVAARVVVPA, encoded by the coding sequence GTGAGTGCCCCACTGCCACTGCGCACGAAGTTCTTCGCCACGGTCCTGCAACGCCTCGCCACGCCCGTCGAGGAGGCCACCGATCACGCGCAACTGCGCGCCGAGCGTGTTCGCCTGGGTCAGACGCTGCCCGGGAGGATGGTGTTCGGGAGGCCCGACCGACGGGCCCGCGCCGAGGAGATCGAGATCCCGCTGCGGGGACGCACCCTGCGCGCCGTGGTCCACCGCCCGACCGGCGTGGGTGGGAAGCGGCCGGTGGTGGTGAACTTCCACGGTGGCGGCTGGGTGCAGGGCACGCCCGAGCAGTCCGCCTGGCTGGCGTCCCGGGTGGCGGCGGGCAGCGGGGCGACGGTCATCTCACCGTCCTACCGGCTCTCGCCCGAGCATCCGTTCCCGGCGGCCGTCGACGACACGTGGGAGGCCCTCGGCTGGATCGCCGACCGGGCCGACGCGCTGGGACTCGACATCGACCGCATGGCCGTCATGGGCGACAGCGCCGGCGGCAACCTGGCGGCCGTCGCGGCCCAGCGCTCGGTGGCAGAGGGCGGTCCGCGGCTGTGCGCCCAGGTCCTCATCTATCCGGCCGTGGAGATGTACGAGAAGTTCGCCTCGGAGCTGAGGATGCCCAACGAGGCGGTCCTGACGTCGAAGAACATGAGCGCGTTCGCCCACCTCTACCTCGGCGACGCGTACGGCACGAAGGACCCGCTCGCCTCGCCCTTGCGGGCCGCCTCGTTCGACGGGCTGCCGCCGGCGTTCATCCTCACGGCCGATCACGATCCACTGCTCGACAACGGGGTCCACTACCGCGAGGCGCTGCAGCGGGCCGGGGTGCCGGTGCGGTATCGGGAGTACCCGGGGACGGTGCACGGGTTCCTGAGCCTGCCGGGTGTCGTGCCCGCAGCCGAGGATGCGGTCGCGGACATCGTCGACTTCGTCGCCGCCCGCGTCGTGGTGCCGGCATGA
- a CDS encoding DEAD/DEAH box helicase has protein sequence MSAGLPLRAWQREAFEQYVRTQPADFLTVATPGAGKTTFALTIAADLLHRRIVERVVVVTPTEHLKTQWAQAAARSGIALEPTLNGALGARFDGYCVTYAGLATNPVGHRVRIERSRTFVILDEVHHAGDALSWGEAVLEACEPAIRRLSLTGTPFRSDDNPIPFVTYAPVGDGSISSVADYAYGYGEALKEGVVRPVLFMAYSGEMQWRTSAGDEVSARLGEPLTRDQTAQALRTALDPAGSWVPAVLEAAHKRLIEVRRDIHDAGGLVIASDQTSARAYAAVLKELTGQAPTLVLSDETGSSARIAEFAAGNDPWMVAVRMVSEGVDVPRLAVGVYATTIATPLFFAQAVGRFVRARRRGETASVFLPSVPGLLKLAADLEAERDHVIGRPVHDESDLFAAEEALIARANASEGASDELGNQYAAIGSEASFDRVVYDGDEFSPIDYEMVAGDSDELDFLGIPGLLERDQVAELLRGARNRKRAEAPARAEADVEYERRAELRRQLNSLVAAWHHRTGTPHGVTHNRLRQECGGPPAAQATTAQLQHRIDLLRDWALRASG, from the coding sequence GTGAGTGCCGGCCTGCCACTGCGGGCCTGGCAGCGTGAGGCGTTCGAGCAGTACGTCCGCACGCAGCCCGCTGACTTCCTCACGGTCGCCACGCCCGGCGCGGGCAAGACCACCTTCGCTCTGACGATCGCCGCCGACCTGCTGCACCGCCGCATCGTCGAGAGGGTCGTGGTCGTCACCCCGACCGAGCACCTGAAGACGCAGTGGGCCCAGGCAGCCGCCCGCTCAGGGATCGCGCTCGAGCCCACTCTCAACGGCGCGCTCGGCGCCCGCTTCGACGGCTACTGCGTCACCTACGCGGGCCTGGCCACCAACCCGGTCGGTCACCGCGTGCGCATCGAGCGCAGCCGCACCTTCGTGATCCTCGACGAGGTCCACCACGCCGGTGACGCCCTCAGCTGGGGCGAGGCCGTGCTGGAGGCGTGCGAGCCGGCCATCCGCCGCCTCTCGCTGACCGGCACGCCGTTCCGCTCCGACGACAACCCGATCCCGTTCGTGACGTACGCGCCGGTGGGGGACGGGTCGATCTCCAGCGTCGCCGATTATGCCTACGGCTACGGCGAGGCCCTCAAGGAGGGCGTCGTCCGGCCGGTGCTGTTCATGGCCTACTCCGGCGAGATGCAGTGGCGCACCAGCGCCGGCGACGAGGTCTCGGCGCGCCTGGGCGAGCCGCTCACGCGCGACCAGACCGCCCAGGCCCTGCGCACCGCGCTCGACCCCGCGGGCTCGTGGGTGCCGGCCGTGCTCGAGGCCGCGCACAAGCGCCTGATCGAGGTGCGCCGTGACATCCACGACGCCGGCGGTCTCGTCATCGCCAGCGACCAGACGTCGGCACGCGCCTACGCCGCGGTGCTCAAGGAGCTGACCGGGCAGGCGCCGACCCTCGTGCTCTCGGACGAGACCGGCTCCAGTGCCCGCATCGCCGAGTTCGCCGCCGGCAACGATCCGTGGATGGTCGCGGTGCGCATGGTCAGCGAGGGCGTCGACGTCCCGCGCCTGGCCGTCGGCGTCTACGCCACCACGATCGCCACCCCGTTGTTCTTCGCCCAGGCCGTGGGCCGCTTCGTGCGTGCCCGGCGTCGTGGCGAGACCGCCTCGGTGTTCCTGCCCAGCGTTCCCGGGCTGCTGAAGCTGGCCGCCGACCTCGAGGCCGAGCGCGACCACGTGATCGGCCGGCCCGTCCACGACGAGTCCGACCTGTTCGCCGCCGAGGAGGCGTTGATCGCCCGGGCCAACGCGTCCGAGGGCGCCAGCGACGAGCTGGGCAACCAGTACGCCGCGATCGGCAGCGAGGCCTCGTTCGACCGGGTGGTCTACGACGGCGACGAGTTCTCGCCGATCGACTACGAGATGGTCGCCGGCGACAGCGACGAGCTCGACTTCCTCGGCATCCCTGGTCTGCTCGAGCGCGACCAGGTGGCCGAGTTGCTGCGCGGCGCCCGCAACCGCAAGCGTGCCGAGGCTCCCGCGCGGGCCGAGGCCGACGTCGAGTACGAGCGCCGGGCCGAGCTGCGCCGCCAGTTGAACTCCCTCGTCGCGGCGTGGCACCACCGCACGGGCACGCCCCACGGCGTCACGCACAACCGCCTGCGCCAGGAGTGCGGCGGACCGCCGGCGGCCCAGGCCACCACGGCCCAGCTGCAGCACCGCATCGACCTGCTGCGCGACTGGGCGCTGCGCGCGTCGGGCTGA
- a CDS encoding DUF3039 domain-containing protein, whose translation MGFFGRGAQTVSDERTEQRLDNGDHERFSHYVPKDKLTEAMVMGTPVVALCGKVWVPSRDPQRFPVCPECKDIWENFKPGDDEGSGSDSDQ comes from the coding sequence GTGGGATTCTTCGGCCGCGGTGCCCAGACCGTTTCAGACGAGCGCACGGAACAACGCCTCGACAACGGCGATCACGAGCGCTTCAGCCACTACGTCCCCAAGGACAAGCTGACCGAGGCGATGGTCATGGGGACGCCCGTCGTCGCCCTGTGCGGCAAGGTGTGGGTCCCCAGTCGCGACCCGCAGCGCTTCCCGGTCTGCCCCGAGTGCAAGGACATCTGGGAGAACTTCAAGCCCGGCGACGACGAGGGCTCCGGGAGTGACTCCGACCAGTGA
- a CDS encoding YqgE/AlgH family protein — MASVRGQLLVATSAIEAGPFWRSVVYVLDHDEDGALGVIVNRPTESDVDEVLPDWGDVANAPGRLFEGGPVGMDSALAVGVVTDVSMRPIGWRQTAGRVGLVDLDAPPPGGGELLGLRVFAGYAGWSPEQLETEIEAGAWLVLPAQDADLISPTPELLWTEVLRRQRGEVRFWANLPDDPGLN, encoded by the coding sequence ATGGCATCGGTGCGAGGCCAGTTACTCGTCGCCACCTCGGCGATCGAGGCAGGGCCCTTCTGGCGCAGCGTCGTGTACGTCCTGGACCACGACGAGGACGGCGCGCTGGGCGTGATCGTCAACCGCCCCACGGAGTCGGACGTCGACGAGGTGCTGCCCGACTGGGGCGACGTGGCCAACGCGCCGGGCCGGCTGTTCGAGGGCGGACCGGTCGGCATGGACTCGGCGCTGGCCGTGGGAGTCGTCACCGACGTGTCGATGCGTCCCATCGGCTGGCGCCAGACCGCCGGTCGGGTCGGACTGGTCGACCTCGACGCACCGCCGCCCGGTGGCGGCGAGCTGCTCGGCCTGCGGGTCTTCGCCGGCTACGCTGGCTGGTCGCCCGAGCAGCTCGAGACCGAGATCGAGGCGGGTGCGTGGCTCGTGCTGCCCGCCCAGGACGCAGACCTCATCTCGCCGACTCCCGAGTTGCTGTGGACCGAGGTGCTCCGGCGCCAGCGTGGCGAGGTGCGGTTCTGGGCGAACCTTCCCGACGATCCCGGCCTGAACTGA
- a CDS encoding MerR family transcriptional regulator yields the protein MADAERDEEFTVDVLAERAGMTVRNVRAYSTRGLIDPPRLEGRTGYYSQKHLQRLVLIRTLLGRGFTLAAIEDAILKSPSTASNVALDLISIFEVEDDEDPTELIGRAELASISGLGPDHELLDKMTELGLLEKVDEDTIRMLEPGVVRPGAAAVAIGLSPDSVVDIVPHMREHLEQVSDRFVHHVTRDVVQPFLDAGLPQDEWPVVFEKIDQLIPIASQVVVSMFRSVLRQAIETEIGHKLEELAAEGDQPTS from the coding sequence ATGGCCGACGCCGAGCGCGACGAGGAGTTCACCGTCGATGTACTCGCCGAGCGGGCCGGGATGACGGTGCGCAACGTCCGCGCCTACTCCACCCGAGGCCTGATCGACCCGCCGCGGCTCGAGGGGCGCACCGGCTACTACTCCCAGAAGCACCTGCAGCGACTGGTCCTGATCCGCACGCTGCTGGGCCGCGGGTTCACGCTCGCCGCGATCGAGGACGCGATCTTGAAGTCGCCCTCCACGGCATCAAACGTGGCCCTGGACCTCATCAGCATCTTCGAGGTCGAGGACGACGAGGACCCGACCGAGTTGATCGGGCGGGCCGAGCTGGCGTCGATCTCGGGGCTGGGACCCGACCACGAGCTGCTCGACAAGATGACCGAGCTGGGCCTGCTGGAGAAGGTCGACGAGGACACGATCCGCATGCTCGAGCCGGGCGTCGTCCGGCCCGGCGCGGCCGCCGTGGCGATCGGCCTCAGTCCCGACAGCGTCGTCGACATCGTCCCGCACATGCGCGAGCACCTCGAGCAGGTCTCGGACCGGTTCGTCCACCACGTCACGCGCGACGTGGTCCAGCCGTTCCTCGACGCGGGCCTGCCCCAGGACGAGTGGCCGGTCGTGTTCGAGAAGATCGACCAGCTGATCCCCATCGCCAGCCAGGTCGTCGTCTCGATGTTCCGCAGCGTGCTGCGCCAGGCCATCGAGACCGAGATCGGCCACAAGCTGGAGGAGCTGGCCGCCGAGGGCGACCAGCCCACCTCCTGA
- a CDS encoding DUF3048 domain-containing protein, protein MKLRMLSVTCALVLTLGACSGGDEKSSPDPKEPNKGDAGQIVAVNPLTGATMKKTPDNPVFVVKVDNTPASAPQENIDRADMVVEETVEGGVTRLAALYYSSLPTVVGHVRSMRATDIGIAKPVRGQIVASGGAGRTISRIKKSGITIHSQDAGSPGLSRDSGYAPYNVVVDLPKLNKSAKDLQPERPYFQWADSGAPAVDGPQVSSASVAFSRTHTTNWKFDGKVWKRTNGTSDKEFGAKNLVVLWADEKDAGYTDPAGNPVPETVFDGSGKAVVLIGGTRVNAKWKKANSASTIVLTTRDGKPLQLPRGKTWIELLSKSQAGPVTTK, encoded by the coding sequence ATGAAGTTGCGGATGTTGTCGGTGACCTGTGCCCTCGTGCTGACTCTGGGGGCGTGTTCTGGCGGAGACGAGAAGAGCTCGCCCGACCCCAAGGAGCCGAACAAGGGTGACGCGGGCCAGATCGTCGCGGTCAACCCGCTGACCGGCGCCACCATGAAGAAGACGCCGGACAACCCGGTGTTCGTGGTCAAGGTCGACAACACCCCGGCCTCGGCTCCGCAGGAGAACATCGACCGCGCCGACATGGTCGTCGAGGAGACGGTCGAGGGCGGCGTCACCCGCCTGGCCGCGCTCTACTACTCGTCGCTGCCCACCGTGGTCGGGCACGTGCGCTCCATGCGCGCCACCGACATCGGCATCGCCAAGCCGGTCCGCGGCCAGATCGTCGCCTCGGGCGGCGCCGGCCGCACGATCTCGCGGATCAAGAAGTCCGGCATCACCATCCACTCGCAGGACGCCGGCTCGCCGGGCCTGTCGCGCGACTCCGGCTACGCGCCGTACAACGTCGTGGTCGACCTGCCGAAGCTCAACAAGTCCGCGAAGGACCTGCAGCCCGAGCGCCCGTACTTCCAGTGGGCTGACTCCGGCGCTCCGGCCGTGGACGGACCGCAGGTCTCGTCGGCCAGCGTCGCGTTCTCGCGCACGCACACCACCAACTGGAAGTTCGACGGCAAGGTCTGGAAGCGCACGAACGGCACGAGCGACAAGGAGTTCGGCGCCAAGAACCTCGTGGTCCTGTGGGCCGACGAGAAGGACGCGGGCTACACCGATCCCGCCGGCAACCCCGTGCCCGAGACGGTCTTCGACGGCAGCGGCAAGGCGGTCGTCCTCATCGGCGGCACGCGGGTCAACGCGAAGTGGAAGAAGGCCAACAGCGCCTCGACCATCGTCCTGACCACCCGCGACGGCAAGCCGCTGCAGCTGCCGCGCGGCAAGACGTGGATCGAGCTGCTGAGCAAGAGTCAGGCGGGCCCCGTCACCACGAAGTGA